The following proteins come from a genomic window of Miscanthus floridulus cultivar M001 chromosome 2, ASM1932011v1, whole genome shotgun sequence:
- the LOC136526669 gene encoding uncharacterized protein isoform X2, which yields MVVCKCRKATRVYCFVHQVPVCGVCICFPEHQLCVVKNYAEWVVNSEYDWPQHCSSCNSVLEGGTEETTRLGCLHVVHTKCLISHIQNFPSQTAPAGYVCPSCSAPIWPPSSIKDTGSRLHTKLKEAIVQTGLETNVFGNHYVTIAKADTRTPAFASDPLKNLSSTDDRETYSANSAKDAALPSTLHSGIYSSAVGSGTTIHVEPEIVEIEGPSPVLTQISEQESNFIRSPSPHGPGAMTRKGATTVDRQNSEISYYADDEDGNRKKYTKRATVAERGQWGVLAAVARRATPSPGGWRAIGAQRPCACTAGQLRRRAVGCLGAG from the exons ATGGTCGTGTGCAAATGCCGAAAG GCGACGAGGGTTTACTGCTTCGTCCATCAGGTCCCCGTCTGTGGCGTGTGCATATGCTTTCCGGAGCATCAGCTATGCGTG GTGAAAAACTATGCTGAATGGGTTGTTAATTCTGAGTATGACTGGCCACAACACTGTTCATCTTGCAATTCAGTTCTCGAAGGTGGAACTGAAGAAACAACACGACTGGGTTGCTTGC ATGTGGTGCACACGAAATGCTTGATATCACATATCCAAAATTTTCCTTCCCAAACAGCACCAGCTGGATACGTCTGCCCTTCCTGTTCTGCACCT ATATGGCCACCTTCAAGCATTAAAGATACAGGTTCGCGCCTTCACACTAAACTGAAAGAAGCGATAGTCCAG ACTGGATTGGAGACAAATGTATTTGGAAATCATTATGTGACAATAGCTAAAGCTGATACTCGGACACCTGCTTTTGCATCAGATCCTCTCAAAAATTTATCCAGTACTGATGATAGAGAAACTTATAGTGCAAATTCAGCTAAAGATGCAGCTTTGCCATCAACATTACATTCTGGAATATACTCTTCTGCTGTAGGATCTGGGACAACTATTCATGTTGAACCAGAAATTGTTGAAATAGAGGGTCCTAGTCCTGTGTTGACCCAAATTTCAGAACAGGAGTCCAATTTCATCAGAAGTCCAAGCCCACATGGG CCTGGTGCCATGACAAGAAAAGGTGCTACTACTGTCGATAGACAAAATTCTGAGATTTCTTAttatgctgatgatgaagatggaaATCGCAAAAAGTACACTAAAAGAG CGACGGTGGCGGAGCGTGGCCAGTGGGGCGTGCTGGCCGCCGTGGCTAGGCGGGCAACCCCCTCCCCAGGGGGCTGGCGTGCAATTGGAGCCCAGCGGCCCTGCGCCTGTACTGCCGGGCAGCTTCGGAGGCGTGCTGTGGGCTGCTTAGGGGCGGGCTAG
- the LOC136526669 gene encoding uncharacterized protein isoform X1: MVVCKCRKATRVYCFVHQVPVCGVCICFPEHQLCVVKNYAEWVVNSEYDWPQHCSSCNSVLEGGTEETTRLGCLHVVHTKCLISHIQNFPSQTAPAGYVCPSCSAPIWPPSSIKDTGSRLHTKLKEAIVQTGLETNVFGNHYVTIAKADTRTPAFASDPLKNLSSTDDRETYSANSAKDAALPSTLHSGIYSSAVGSGTTIHVEPEIVEIEGPSPVLTQISEQESNFIRSPSPHGPGAMTRKGATTVDRQNSEISYYADDEDGNRKKYTKRGTFRHKFLRMLLPFWSSALPTLPVTAPSKKDSDAPEGSRPRHQKSSRMDPTKILLAMAILACILTMGILYYRLSQRGLSENFLEDAQ, translated from the exons ATGGTCGTGTGCAAATGCCGAAAG GCGACGAGGGTTTACTGCTTCGTCCATCAGGTCCCCGTCTGTGGCGTGTGCATATGCTTTCCGGAGCATCAGCTATGCGTG GTGAAAAACTATGCTGAATGGGTTGTTAATTCTGAGTATGACTGGCCACAACACTGTTCATCTTGCAATTCAGTTCTCGAAGGTGGAACTGAAGAAACAACACGACTGGGTTGCTTGC ATGTGGTGCACACGAAATGCTTGATATCACATATCCAAAATTTTCCTTCCCAAACAGCACCAGCTGGATACGTCTGCCCTTCCTGTTCTGCACCT ATATGGCCACCTTCAAGCATTAAAGATACAGGTTCGCGCCTTCACACTAAACTGAAAGAAGCGATAGTCCAG ACTGGATTGGAGACAAATGTATTTGGAAATCATTATGTGACAATAGCTAAAGCTGATACTCGGACACCTGCTTTTGCATCAGATCCTCTCAAAAATTTATCCAGTACTGATGATAGAGAAACTTATAGTGCAAATTCAGCTAAAGATGCAGCTTTGCCATCAACATTACATTCTGGAATATACTCTTCTGCTGTAGGATCTGGGACAACTATTCATGTTGAACCAGAAATTGTTGAAATAGAGGGTCCTAGTCCTGTGTTGACCCAAATTTCAGAACAGGAGTCCAATTTCATCAGAAGTCCAAGCCCACATGGG CCTGGTGCCATGACAAGAAAAGGTGCTACTACTGTCGATAGACAAAATTCTGAGATTTCTTAttatgctgatgatgaagatggaaATCGCAAAAAGTACACTAAAAGAG GTACATTTCGTCACAAATTTCTAAGGATGCTGCTGCCTTTCTGGTCTAGTGCACTGCCAACGCTACCAGTCACAGCACCATCAAAAAAAGATAGTGATGCTCCAGAGGGGAGTCGACCACGTCATCAGAAATCATCAAGAATGGACCCCACTAAGATCTTACTTGCAATGGCTATCCT